The following proteins come from a genomic window of Achromobacter deleyi:
- a CDS encoding YiiX family permuted papain-like enzyme, translating to MPAPQPSALPQDRRAARDGRQQQAPAWTRIGRRKPAGAWAGAFAAAALCAASWTARAAPDVQTGDLIFQQSRSAQSLAIQQATHSPYSHMGMVVIRQGAPYVLEAAATVSYTPLAKWAAQGENGKYVVKRLRDASRLTPETREQLASTGARYLGKPYDAAFGWSDERIYCSELVWKIYQRTLGLQIGALQPLKQFDLNSPDVRAKMQERYGKDIPWDEPIISPAAMFSSPLLATVPDR from the coding sequence ATGCCCGCACCGCAGCCTTCAGCATTGCCGCAAGACCGCCGCGCCGCGCGCGACGGACGCCAGCAACAGGCCCCCGCGTGGACACGCATCGGACGACGCAAGCCGGCCGGCGCGTGGGCCGGCGCCTTCGCCGCGGCCGCGCTGTGCGCCGCGTCCTGGACCGCCCGCGCCGCGCCGGACGTGCAGACCGGCGACCTGATCTTCCAGCAATCCCGCTCCGCCCAGAGCCTGGCGATCCAGCAGGCCACGCACTCGCCCTACAGCCACATGGGCATGGTCGTGATACGCCAGGGCGCGCCCTACGTGCTGGAAGCGGCCGCCACGGTCAGCTACACGCCGCTGGCCAAATGGGCGGCGCAGGGCGAAAACGGAAAATACGTCGTCAAGCGCCTGCGCGACGCCTCGCGGCTGACGCCCGAGACGCGCGAACAGCTGGCCAGTACCGGCGCGCGCTATCTGGGCAAGCCCTACGACGCGGCCTTCGGCTGGTCGGACGAGCGGATCTACTGCTCCGAGCTGGTCTGGAAAATCTACCAGCGCACGCTGGGCCTGCAGATCGGCGCGCTGCAACCGCTGAAGCAGTTCGACCTGAATTCGCCCGACGTGCGCGCCAAGATGCAGGAACGCTACGGCAAGGACATCCCCTGGGATGAACCGATCATCTCGCCCGCCGCGATGTTCTCCTCGCCGCTGTTGGCCACGGTGCCGGACCGGTAA
- a CDS encoding dienelactone hydrolase family protein, whose amino-acid sequence MGVLARIVMIGGIGLLTACAAPPPKLAANESVQKVPVRVALENGGSATGELVVTVFTPAGEGRHPLILINHGRAGDAAGRAKLGRARYAAASRFFTDAGFVVALPVRLGYGVTGGPDLENSGPCGDRRFTPMFDRAASQIDQVLRVMAQRPDVDPDRVVVLGQSVGGGSTVALAAQNPPGVKAAINFAGGAGGDPVRSPGKPCGPERIEASYAAYGQATGLPMLWVYTENDLYWGPDWPKRWVEAYNQAGGHATFVPMGPDGENGHSLFTHSPRKWEPVVAKFLREQGFDMPQ is encoded by the coding sequence ATGGGTGTTCTGGCAAGAATCGTGATGATCGGCGGCATCGGCTTGCTGACGGCGTGCGCCGCCCCGCCGCCCAAGCTGGCCGCCAACGAGAGCGTGCAGAAAGTGCCGGTGCGGGTGGCGCTGGAAAACGGCGGCAGCGCCACGGGCGAACTGGTGGTGACCGTCTTCACCCCGGCGGGCGAGGGTCGCCATCCGCTGATCCTGATCAATCACGGCCGGGCCGGCGATGCGGCCGGCCGCGCCAAGCTGGGACGCGCGCGCTACGCGGCGGCGTCCAGGTTCTTCACCGACGCCGGCTTCGTGGTCGCGCTGCCGGTGCGGCTGGGCTACGGCGTCACCGGCGGTCCCGACCTGGAAAACAGCGGCCCCTGCGGCGACCGCCGCTTCACGCCCATGTTCGACCGCGCCGCCAGCCAGATCGACCAGGTGCTGCGGGTGATGGCGCAGCGCCCGGATGTGGACCCGGACCGGGTGGTGGTCCTGGGGCAGTCGGTGGGCGGCGGGTCCACCGTGGCGCTGGCGGCGCAGAACCCGCCGGGGGTGAAGGCCGCCATCAACTTCGCCGGCGGCGCGGGCGGCGATCCCGTTCGTTCGCCGGGCAAGCCGTGCGGGCCGGAACGGATCGAGGCCAGCTACGCCGCCTACGGCCAGGCCACGGGCCTGCCGATGTTGTGGGTCTACACCGAGAACGACCTGTACTGGGGGCCGGACTGGCCCAAGCGCTGGGTCGAGGCCTACAACCAGGCCGGCGGCCACGCCACTTTCGTGCCGATGGGGCCGGACGGCGAGAACGGCCACAGCCTGTTCACCCATTCGCCGCGCAAGTGGGAGCCGGTGGTGGCGAAATTCCTGCGTGAGCAGGGCTTCGACATGCCGCAATAG
- a CDS encoding enoyl-CoA hydratase yields MSAPIPAFPHSHIERDARGVYTLRIDDAKSLNILASPVTLGLTQAVRWIAAQADARALVLRGSGDKAFVGGANIYEMAELDPDGGRAFITRLRDLCEAVRAVPVPTIARLPGFCLGAGMELAAACDIRLGSRDGVFGMPEVQVGIPSVIHAVLLPALIGPGATHWLLLTGATVDAEQALRWGFLQFLCEAGELDALVERTVAPIAHSGPLAVRSQKALLRYWETSTVEAGLDRSVDAFGAAFTTDEPRQHMAPFLARKRAREAQ; encoded by the coding sequence ATGAGCGCCCCGATTCCCGCCTTCCCCCACAGCCACATCGAGCGCGACGCGCGCGGCGTCTACACGCTGCGGATCGACGACGCCAAGAGCCTGAACATCCTGGCCTCGCCGGTCACGCTGGGCCTGACCCAGGCGGTGCGCTGGATCGCCGCGCAGGCCGACGCCCGCGCGCTGGTGCTGCGCGGCAGCGGCGACAAGGCCTTCGTCGGCGGCGCCAACATCTATGAAATGGCCGAGCTGGATCCCGACGGCGGCCGCGCCTTCATCACCCGCCTGCGCGACCTGTGCGAAGCGGTGCGGGCGGTGCCGGTGCCGACCATCGCCCGCCTGCCCGGCTTCTGCCTGGGCGCCGGCATGGAACTGGCCGCGGCCTGCGACATCCGCCTGGGCTCGCGCGACGGCGTCTTCGGCATGCCCGAGGTGCAGGTCGGCATTCCGTCGGTGATCCACGCCGTGCTGCTGCCGGCGCTGATCGGCCCGGGCGCCACCCACTGGCTGCTGCTGACCGGCGCCACTGTCGACGCCGAGCAGGCGCTGCGCTGGGGCTTCCTGCAATTCCTGTGCGAGGCCGGCGAACTGGACGCGCTGGTCGAGCGCACCGTCGCCCCGATCGCGCACAGCGGACCGCTGGCCGTGCGCTCGCAGAAGGCGCTGCTGCGCTATTGGGAAACGTCCACGGTCGAGGCCGGCCTGGACCGCAGCGTCGACGCCTTCGGCGCGGCCTTCACCACCGACGAGCCGCGCCAGCACATGGCGCCGTTCCTGGCCCGCAAGCGCGCGCGGGAGGCGCAATGA